One Fusobacterium nucleatum genomic window carries:
- the phnC gene encoding phosphonate ABC transporter ATP-binding protein, giving the protein METIIEVKNLIKNYGDKQILKNISFNINKGEIISIIGESGAGKSTLMRCLNGLEGINSGSIKFYNTDITKLKEKEKNSIKKHMAYVFQDLNIIDNMYVIENVLIPFLNRKNFIQVLFNQFSKQEYERALYCLEKVGISKLAYTKAKYLSGGEKQRVAIARSLAPNVDLILADEPISSLDEKNSTQIMEIFKRINIKKNKTIILNLHNVEVAKKFSDKILALKNGEIFFYKKSPEVNEDDIRKVYQTS; this is encoded by the coding sequence TTGGAAACAATTATAGAAGTAAAAAATCTAATTAAAAATTATGGAGATAAGCAAATTTTAAAAAATATCTCTTTTAATATAAATAAAGGAGAAATCATATCTATAATAGGTGAAAGTGGTGCTGGAAAATCAACATTAATGAGATGTCTAAATGGACTTGAAGGTATTAACTCAGGGAGTATAAAATTCTATAATACAGATATAACAAAATTAAAAGAAAAAGAAAAAAACTCTATAAAAAAACATATGGCTTATGTATTTCAAGATCTTAATATAATAGATAATATGTATGTTATAGAAAATGTTTTAATTCCATTTTTAAATAGAAAAAATTTTATACAAGTTCTATTTAATCAATTTAGTAAACAAGAATATGAAAGAGCTCTATATTGTTTAGAAAAGGTTGGAATATCTAAGTTGGCTTATACAAAGGCTAAATATCTATCTGGTGGAGAAAAACAGAGAGTTGCAATAGCCCGTTCCCTTGCACCTAATGTTGATTTAATTTTGGCTGATGAGCCTATAAGTAGTTTAGATGAAAAAAATTCTACTCAAATTATGGAAATATTTAAAAGAATAAATATAAAAAAGAATAAAACAATTATATTAAATTTACACAATGTTGAAGTTGCTAAAAAGTTTTCAGATAAGATTTTAGCTTTAAAAAATGGAGAAATTTTCTTTTATAAAAAGAGTCCAGAGGTAAATGAAGATGACATTAGAAAAGTTTATCAAACTTCATAA